The Planctomycetota bacterium nucleotide sequence GTGCGCTTGCGAAGTTCGTTGACCTGAGCTGCGGTAATCGCCATGTCTTTGGGTGTTTTGGTGTCTTTCGGGAAGCACGCCGGCCGCCGAACCGTAGGTTCCGCGGCAAGCCTGCTGTTTGAGGTTCGTATTCAGACGAGTCGGCGACCTAGGCCGGAACGCCTTCCATCGGCTCCGGTGCCTTGGCGGGCTCTTCGCCGACAGGCTCTTGCGGCTTCTCGATCGAGACGCTGCGAGTGGCGTCGTCGCGCTCGACGGGGGCGGCTGCGGCGCGCTCCTTGTCCTGGTCGTCGACCTTGAACCGGGCGCGGCTGCTGCGACCCTTGGGACGATCGCCCTTGCCGCCACGGTCGCCCTTCTCGGGAACGGCCGGTCGGCCCTTGCGGCCTTCCTCCGCGGCGTCGGCGAGCTCTTCGATGATGACCTCGATCGCCTTCATCGCGTCGTCGTTGCCGGGAATCGGCAGGTCGACCAGGTCCGGGTCGCTGTCGGTGTCGATGAGTGCGATCGTCGTCAGGCCGAGCTTCTGGGCCTCCTTGACCGCGATCTTCTCGCGACGGGTGTCGACGATGAACATGATCGACGGCATCTTCTCCATCCGCCGGATGCCCTCGAGATTCGTCTTGATCTTCGACCGCTCGCGGCCGAGGGTCGACTTCATCTTCTTCGAGTACGTCTCGATCTCGCCGCTGCTCCAGAGCTCGTCGAGCTCGTCGAGGCGGTTGAGCCGGGCTCGAATGGTGCGGAAGTTGGTCAGCGTCCCGCCGAGCCAACGCTCCGAGACGTAGTGCATGCTGGCGCGCTCGGCATGCTCGGCGACGATGTCGCGTGCCTGCCGCTTGGTGCCGACGAACAGGATGTCCTGCCCCTTGGCGACCGAGTTCTGGATGAGCCGCTTGGCGCGAATGAGGCCCTTGAGCGTCTCCTTGACGTCAATGATGTGAATGTTGCCACGCTTGCCGTAGATGTACGGCTTCATCTTCGGGTTCCACCGCGCGGCGGGGTGACCGAAGTGGATGCCGGCGTCAATGAGCTTCTTGACGAGCTCGGCCGGGGTCTTGGGCTTGGCGGGGGCAGTGGTAGCGTCGCCGTTCGTGGCGGGGGCAGTGTCAGACATGCAGAGGTTCCTTTCGCGAGCAGGGATTCAGCCCTGCCAGCCTCTCGTCAGCCGTTCACCGGTCGGCCAACGCGTGAGGCTTGTGCGTCGAGTGCGAGAAAACGCCCGACCGTGGTGAGCGGCCGGGCGGGCATGGTAGGCCAGATTATTGCGGGCGACGGGGGCGGAGCACCACCGTTCCGAAAGCGAGCACGACTAGGTCTCGGTGCCAGGGGTCGTGACGAGCAGCTTCAACACATTCGCCGACGCTTCGACATCTGAGACGACGAACTCGTCGTCGATCTCGTACTCCTCTTTAACACCCCCGACGAAGAGGCTGCCATCCGTGGCAAAAGCGGCAGCGCCACCACCGAACGAAGTTCCAGCACCCTCGCCCAGCTCATATCGAGCGACGAAGTCAGTGAAGTTACCGTAAAGGAGCACGTAGTCTTCGGCTATGAGGTCCGCCTCTGGTTGTTCGAGTGTCCCCTGCTCGAACAAGAAGTCGCCGTAGATGTTATCGAAGAAGTCACTCCCGCGGTCTCGCTGGTAGAGCACCGCAAAATGCTCATCGCTGATATCGATTTCTATGGCGGCGGGAGACGTGGCCGCGTTCCACGGAAGAGACTGCAACTGCTCGCTGTGCACGAATCTTCCGTCGGCGTCCTGTACGTGAACGGACGAAGCGGCATCGTCCTCATCGAGCACGATGACGGCCCGGCCGGTGGAGTCCGATTTAAAGTCGCTGATGAAGCTGATTTGATCGACGACGCCGGAGCTGATTCCAGCATCCGCGAAAGAGGTATCCACCTCTAGATCAGCGGTGAGCCGGACCGTGCCTATGACGGCTTCAGAGATAACGGGCACGAAGTTCAGCGCCCTGTAAGCAAGCGCGACCGAACCAGACGCTAATCCGCCGACTCCGCCGAAAGAGAAAATATAATCGCCCTCATTCGCCAGTCCGTTTCGCTCGAAACCGAGATCGTCGGGGGTGACGATGCGGCTGGCTCGCAGGTCGCCAGATGCGTCAAAGGTGTCGACCTTCAACTCGACAGCGGTGTCGATCACACCGTCGTTCGATTGACCAATGACGACGGATCC carries:
- the rpsB gene encoding 30S ribosomal protein S2, whose amino-acid sequence is MSDTAPATNGDATTAPAKPKTPAELVKKLIDAGIHFGHPAARWNPKMKPYIYGKRGNIHIIDVKETLKGLIRAKRLIQNSVAKGQDILFVGTKRQARDIVAEHAERASMHYVSERWLGGTLTNFRTIRARLNRLDELDELWSSGEIETYSKKMKSTLGRERSKIKTNLEGIRRMEKMPSIMFIVDTRREKIAVKEAQKLGLTTIALIDTDSDPDLVDLPIPGNDDAMKAIEVIIEELADAAEEGRKGRPAVPEKGDRGGKGDRPKGRSSRARFKVDDQDKERAAAAPVERDDATRSVSIEKPQEPVGEEPAKAPEPMEGVPA